One part of the Anopheles coustani chromosome 2, idAnoCousDA_361_x.2, whole genome shotgun sequence genome encodes these proteins:
- the LOC131264125 gene encoding sodium channel protein Nach-like, whose amino-acid sequence MYRISQQSIDGTLSQDSESPYSLVVVIRTHAVSSMQRTTFKGLAQRVVRKIGETSEDAGRLAKFDWRGRFGRQLRELCNITALHGYSQIVRDGYSPLERTVWSCAVVASTISAITLLVISWSWSVETPTVTVTESTNFPTWNLPFPAVTVCSLNRISAAAALARATLMQRPANMTALELSRMFRLLLHVSGVGGGTDPAQYRVLHDILLSNNLEVPQLMGEFAPSCGTLLERCMWKGTQWRCDNLFQVVNSTEGLCCSFNYYGLRYDNYPKKMTVSVPREPRRVMAAGYQTGLSILLQPASDDYHSTDVASFGFKVLIHSSYDYPDNDAEIKILLAGTESFVALRPTATYATEDALGLPPSVRKCYGRDERHLNVLQRYSYVNCMVECRAAMIHAKCGCLPYQLPSNGTLRNCEVRDMGCLLAAKDLYLSAVPRVNSTVERLPYGSLEPPCGCLPACDKIQYSSEMVTGAMNRSFSFNSLSFFKDIQLENQSLVHIFFADLTATHYRTDIYQDSLGVLASFGGILGLFLGFSIITGFEMIYFFTIRLLFDVLAEKNKPLQ is encoded by the exons ATGTATCGGATTTCGCAGCAATCGATTGACGGAACGCTTTCACAGGACTCTGAATCCCCATATTCTCTCGTCGTGGTCATAAGGACACACGCCGTCTCATCGATGCAGCGCACAACATTCAAAGGGCTGGCGCAGCGCGTGGTTCGGAAGATCGGTGAAACTTCCGAAGACGCCGGAAGACTTGCCAAGTTCGATTGGAGAGGACGGTTTGGTAGGCAGCTCCGGGAACTGTGCAACATTACGGCCCTCCACGGCTACAGCCAGATCGTTCGCGATGGTTACAGTCCGCTGGAGAGGACCGTATGGTCGTGTGCCGTCGTTGCGTCGACTATCAGTGCCATTACGCTGCTAGTGATTTCCTGGTCCTGGAGCGTGGAAACACCGACCGTTACG GTGACGGAATCGACGAACTTTCCCACCTGGAATCTCCCGTTTCCCGCGGTGACGGTATGCAGTCTCAACCGTATCTCCGCCGCGGCCGCATTAGCTCGAGCCACGCTGATGCAACGTCCGGCTAACATGACCGCCCTGGAGTTATCGCGTATGTTTCGGCTGTTGCTGCATGTTTCCGGCGTGGGTGGAGGTACGGACCCGGCGCAATACAGAGTGCTGCACGACATTCTGCTCTCCAACAACCTGGAGGTGCCGCAATTGATGGGCGAGTTCGCGCCGTCCTGTGGCACGCTGTTGGAGCGTTGCATGTGGAAGGGCACCCAGTGGCGCTGCGACAATCTGTTCCAGGTCGTGAACAGCACCGAGGGCTTGTGCTGTTCGTTCAACTACTACGGCCTGCGATACGATAACTATCCGAAGAAGATGACTGTGAGCGTTCCGAGGGAACCAAGGAGGGTGATGGCCGCCGGCTACCAGACTGGCCTGTCGATCTTACTGCAGCCAGCATCCGATGACTACCACTCCACCGATGTGGCCTCGTTCGGGTTCAAAGTGCTGATACACAGCTCCTATGACTATCCAGACAACGATGCGGAGATCAAGATCCTCCTGGCGGGTACTGAGTCATTCGTCGCCCTCCGGCCAACCGCTACGTATGCCACGGAGGATGCACTCGGTTTGCCGCCGTCCGTGCGGAAATGTTACGGTCGTGACGAACGGCACTTGAACGTGCTGCAGCGGTACTCGTACGTGAACTGCATGGTCGAATGTCGCGCGGCCATGATCCACGCCAAGTGCGGCTGCCTTCCCTACCAACTGCCCAGCAATGGCACCCTGCGGAACTGCGAGGTTCGGGATATGGGTTGCCTGCTGGCTGCGAAGGACCTGTACTTGTCCGCCGTGCCACGTGTGAACAGCACGGTCGAACGGCTGCCGTACGGGAGTCTCGAGCCACCTTGTGGGTGTTTGCCAGCGTGCGACAAAATACAGTACTCGTCGGAAATGGTGACGGGTGCGATGAACCGGAGCTTTTCCTTCAACAGTTTGTCGTTTTT CAAAGACATTCAGCTGGAAAACCAAAGCCTGGTGCACATTTTCTTTGCTGACCTCACGGCGACTCACTACCGCACCGACATCTATCAGGATTCCTTGGGCGTTTTGG CATCCTTTGGTGGCATATTGGGTCTGTTTTTGGGCTTCAGCATCATAACGGGATTTGAAATGATTTACTTCTTCACCATTCGCCTGCTGTTCGATGTTTTggcggagaaaaacaaaccgttgCAATAA